The genomic window TGATTCTGTATGGGAAGCAGTTTTGCCGCATTGGCAAAGCAGGTGGTGGACAAGGCCCAGGGGTTGGGCGCCAGCCACTCGGAAGCTTTTTTGATTAAATCAAAAGATCTTAGCATTGACGTCAGGGAGGGGTCTGTGGAGACATTAAAACTTGCCGAGGATCGCGGGCTTGGCCTTAGGGTATTCCGTGATGGGCGCATCGGTTTCGCCTATACCTCAGATTTGGGGAACGCTGCTGTTGATGAAATTGTACGGCAGGCGCTGGCCAATTCCGATAAGACCAGTCCTGATGATTTTAATATAATGCCTGCGCCCGGAGGGTCGTATAATGAAATGGACCTCTTTGATCCCCGCATTCAGCAGGTTTCGGTTGATGAGAAAATAGAAATTGCTCGAAGGATTGAAAAATCTGCTGCCGGTTTTGATAACCGTATTACCATTACCGAAAGGTCTTCATATTTTGATGCCGAATATGAGGTTATCCTGGCCAATTCCCTGGGGATTATGACATCTTATCAGGGCGCCTACTGCGGCTGTTACGCAGACCTGGTTGCTGAGGAAGACGGTGATAATCAAACCGGTTTTGCCCTGAAAATTGGCTTGAAGTTTAACGACCTGGACCCCGAAAAAATTGGGGAAGAAGCAGCCCGGAAGGCAGTCAGGAAGCTGGGGGCCAAATCAATTAATACTCAGAAGGCAGTCATAGTCTTTGATCCGCATATCGGGACCAGTTTTCTGGGAATTGTTGCTCCGGCGCTGTCGGCCGAGGCAGTGCAAAAAGGAAAATCACTGTTTGCCGGCAAGGTAGGCCAAAAGATTTCTTCAGATAAGGTTACTATTACAGACCATGGCGCAATGCCGGGTGGAATTGCCTCGGCGCCTTTTGATGGGGAAGGTGTGCCGACTGGGAAAACTGTCCTTATCCAAAACGGAGAACTCAAAGGATATCTGCACAATACTTATACAGCCGCAAAAGACAAGGTATGGTCAACCGGCAATGGTATCAGAAATTCTTTTAAAAGCACTCCTGAGGTGGGAACTACAAATTTTTACATTGAACCGGGGACCACACACCCTGACGACCTTATCAAGGATATTACCAGCGGACTTTATGTTACTGATGTGATGGGCATGCATACAGCTAATCCCATTTCGGGTGACTTTTCTGTCGGCGCTTCCGGGATCTGGATTGAGAACGGCAGGTTTACCAAGCCTGTCAGGGGTGTAGCTATTGCCGGGAACATTCTGGACCTCCTTAATGAAGTGGAGGAGGTCGGTTCTGACCTGACGTTTTTTGGCGGCAAGGGGTCGCCAACCATCAGAGTCTCCCAAATGATGATCAGCGGTTCATAAGCAGGCATCAGCGGGAGCAAATAAATACTATTCAAATCAGAAAAATTGTGTTAAAATTTCATAGTGGAAGATATTAGTCTGGAGTGATAATGTTGCCAAAAGTACTCGTGATTAACGGTCCTAACTTAAATCTGCTGGGGAAAAGAGAGCCGGACATTTATGGTTCACAGACCCTGGAGGATATTAATGGTAAGCTGGCAGAGCTTGCCAAGGAACTGGGACTGGAATTAGACTTTTTTCAGTCCAATCATGAGGGCGAGATTGTTGACATAATTCACAGGTGTATTTCGGGCATTGGCGGTATTCTTATTAACCCCGGAGCTCTTACTCATTATAGCTATGCCATTCGTGACGCTGTTGCTGCAGTAGGTATTCCGTGTGTCGAGGTGCATTTGTCCAACATCCATGCCCGTGAAGAGTTCAGAAGTAAATCAGTAATCGCCCCAGTTTGCCTGGGCCAGGTTTCGGGTTTTGGAGCCCTAAGTTATATTCTTGGCCTGAGGGCGCTGGCAGAAGAGGTAGTATAATGAACCAAAGAATAGAAGCTGTTCGTAAAATAATTGAGGATAACCGGCTAGACGGACTGGTTATCACCAAACAGCAAAATTGGCAGTATCTGAGCGGTTTTACCGGCACAAGTGCGGTCCTAATTTTCACTTTATCTGATAATTACTTTATTACTGATTTCAGGTATTTGGAACAGGCACAGCTGGAAACAGAGGGTTTTCATATTATTAAGCCGCGGACCCTGGTTGAAGATGCCATGGTGGATCAGGTAATCAGTCTTGGGCTGAGCAGAGTCGGGTTTGAAGGGGATGACCTTACGTATGCCCAGTATGCAGATTATAGCAAAAAAACTCCTGATGTGGAATGGGTTTCTTTAATCCAGGCTGTGGAAAAAATACGTCAGGTAAAAGATGACCGTGAAACTGCAGCCTTACGGAAGGCTGCTTCCATTACCGATATGGCCTTTGACTATATACTTGATTTTATCAAACCAGGTGTCAAAGAGTCGGAAATAGCCCTGGAAATTGAGTATTATATGAAGAAAAAGGGCGCAGAGAAATCAGCTTTTGAGACTATTGTGGCTTCAGGACCGCGGGCCGCGCTTCCCCACGGTGTGGCCACAGACAAGGAATTGGCGGCAGGCGAACTGATAATCCTTGACTTCGGAGCAGTTTTTGCCGGATATCATGCAGATATGACCAGGACTGTTGTCCTCGGTGAGCCAGATGCTGACCAGCAGAAGATTTATGATATAGTCCTGACCGCACAAAAACGCGCTATAGATGCTGTTAAGCCGGACATCAGGTGTTCACAGGTGGATCTGGTGGCACGTGACTTTATCGCCGTAAACGGCTATGGCGCTAATTTCGGGCACGGATTGGGACACAGTGTGGGCTTGGAAATACATGAAAAACCCGCTTTTACCCCCAGGGATGATACTGTTTTACAGCCCGGAATGGCTCTGACAGTAGAACCAGGTATCTACCTGAGCAACTGGGGCGGGGTCAGAATAGAGGATTTGGTACTGGTGACAGGCAGTAGCTGTGATGTTCTTTCCAGGTCACCCAAGGAACTTATCGCACTATAAATGCTTTGCAGCTGCGCAGGCAGCAGGTCTATTGGGAATAATAGATATAAATTACTGAGGAGGTCTGGATTAGGACATGATTTCTACCAATGATTTTAAAACAGGTGTAACTGTTGAAATTGATGGAGAGGTATTTGCCGTAGTGGATTTTCAGCATGTTAAACCGGGCAAGGGATCTGCTTTTGTGCGTTCCAAGCTGAAAAATGTCAAAACCGGAGCAGTAGTGGAAAGAACCTTTAATGCCGGGGAGAAAATGGCCAGGGCTCATCTTGACCGGAGGGAAATGCAGTACCTATACAGTGACGGGGATGCCTTTAATTTTATGGACAACCAGAGTTATGATCAGATCAGCATCACCAGGGAACAACTCGGAGATGCCATTAAGTACCTGAAGGAAAACACCAATGTGAGTGTCCTTATGTACCAAGGCAGTCTTATCGGGATCGACCTTCCCAACCAGGTGGAGCTTGAGGTTACTGCCACTGACCCGGGTATAAAGGGGGATACCGCTTCCGGCGGTTCCAAGCCGGCAACGGTGGAAACCGGCGCTGTTGTACAGGTTCCCTTCTTCGTAGAGGTTGGCGATGTCCTGCTGATTGATACCCGCACCGGGAATTATATCAAGCGGGTGTAAATTTCTGTTTAAATTCCCCTGAAAAAAGTTATACTAATGAAGTCAAAAAGACTTTTTGAAGGGGGTTTATCTCTTGAAAAACACTAAGGAAAAAATTGCTTACCTTCAGGGACTGTCCCGGGGTTTGGATGTAGAAGAGTCATCCAAGGAAGGTAAGGTGCTGTCAGGAATAATCTCGATTCTTGATGATTTGGCGGAACAAATAGAAGATATTGAAATTGCCCAGGAGGACTTGGAAGATTATGTTGAGAGTATTGATGAAGACCTCTATGACCTCGAGGGAGACCTGTTAGGTGAAGTAGACCTGGTCGATGAGGATATTGTAGAAGTGGTCTGCCCCAGGTGTGAAGAGACTGTTTGTTTTGAAGCAGATATCATTGATGACGAGGATCTGATAGAGGTTACCTGCCCTAATTGTGATGAGGTGGTATTTATTAATGACCAGGACCTCATTGAGGGATTGGGAGCCGATAGAGGGCTATCTTTAACCGATGACAGGGGAATTTCACTGGTCAGCAGTGTGGATGAGGATATTTAGAGGATAGGGTTTTGCCAAGCTTGAAACGTTATAGGATATTATGCCAGGGGGTATATCCCGAAGTTTTTGCAAAAACTTTGGGGTGTACCCCCTGTTTTTTTACGCCCATTTTTAATCATAAAACTTGTACCACAACCATAACTATATAGGGAAGGGGGACAAAGTATGGCTGACGGCACTGTTGTTCAAAGCAAGAGCTGTATAAAAGGCAGAGATACGATGGTATGCATGATTTCCCGTGATATACTTCCTGTCCTGCCCAACAAGATCAGGGAGATCATTGTGGAATTGCCCGGGGATATCCTCAACCAGATTGAGGAAATCCGCCTGCGCCAGGGTAAACCCCTGATTGTCGGCATCACCAGGGAGGATGCCTTGGTAACCCCCTTGGGACAGGTGACCACTGTCCCGGAGTTTGGCTATACGGTAACTGATCAGGACATGAAAAGGACTGTCCAGCTAATCAGCGGTTCCTCAATATATGCTTTTGAAGAAGAACTGAAAAACGGTTTTATCAC from Phosphitispora fastidiosa includes these protein-coding regions:
- a CDS encoding CD1247 N-terminal domain-containing protein — encoded protein: MKNTKEKIAYLQGLSRGLDVEESSKEGKVLSGIISILDDLAEQIEDIEIAQEDLEDYVESIDEDLYDLEGDLLGEVDLVDEDIVEVVCPRCEETVCFEADIIDDEDLIEVTCPNCDEVVFINDQDLIEGLGADRGLSLTDDRGISLVSSVDEDI
- the efp gene encoding elongation factor P, producing MISTNDFKTGVTVEIDGEVFAVVDFQHVKPGKGSAFVRSKLKNVKTGAVVERTFNAGEKMARAHLDRREMQYLYSDGDAFNFMDNQSYDQISITREQLGDAIKYLKENTNVSVLMYQGSLIGIDLPNQVELEVTATDPGIKGDTASGGSKPATVETGAVVQVPFFVEVGDVLLIDTRTGNYIKRV
- a CDS encoding M24 family metallopeptidase, with protein sequence MNQRIEAVRKIIEDNRLDGLVITKQQNWQYLSGFTGTSAVLIFTLSDNYFITDFRYLEQAQLETEGFHIIKPRTLVEDAMVDQVISLGLSRVGFEGDDLTYAQYADYSKKTPDVEWVSLIQAVEKIRQVKDDRETAALRKAASITDMAFDYILDFIKPGVKESEIALEIEYYMKKKGAEKSAFETIVASGPRAALPHGVATDKELAAGELIILDFGAVFAGYHADMTRTVVLGEPDADQQKIYDIVLTAQKRAIDAVKPDIRCSQVDLVARDFIAVNGYGANFGHGLGHSVGLEIHEKPAFTPRDDTVLQPGMALTVEPGIYLSNWGGVRIEDLVLVTGSSCDVLSRSPKELIAL
- the aroQ gene encoding type II 3-dehydroquinate dehydratase, giving the protein MPKVLVINGPNLNLLGKREPDIYGSQTLEDINGKLAELAKELGLELDFFQSNHEGEIVDIIHRCISGIGGILINPGALTHYSYAIRDAVAAVGIPCVEVHLSNIHAREEFRSKSVIAPVCLGQVSGFGALSYILGLRALAEEVV
- a CDS encoding TldD/PmbA family protein — protein: MGSSFAALAKQVVDKAQGLGASHSEAFLIKSKDLSIDVREGSVETLKLAEDRGLGLRVFRDGRIGFAYTSDLGNAAVDEIVRQALANSDKTSPDDFNIMPAPGGSYNEMDLFDPRIQQVSVDEKIEIARRIEKSAAGFDNRITITERSSYFDAEYEVILANSLGIMTSYQGAYCGCYADLVAEEDGDNQTGFALKIGLKFNDLDPEKIGEEAARKAVRKLGAKSINTQKAVIVFDPHIGTSFLGIVAPALSAEAVQKGKSLFAGKVGQKISSDKVTITDHGAMPGGIASAPFDGEGVPTGKTVLIQNGELKGYLHNTYTAAKDKVWSTGNGIRNSFKSTPEVGTTNFYIEPGTTHPDDLIKDITSGLYVTDVMGMHTANPISGDFSVGASGIWIENGRFTKPVRGVAIAGNILDLLNEVEEVGSDLTFFGGKGSPTIRVSQMMISGS